One region of Tamandua tetradactyla isolate mTamTet1 chromosome 6, mTamTet1.pri, whole genome shotgun sequence genomic DNA includes:
- the UNK gene encoding RING finger protein unkempt homolog has product MSKGPGPGGSASSSAPPAATAQVLQAQPEKPQHYTYLKEFRTEQCPLFVQHKCTQHRPYTCFHWHFVNQRRRRSIRRRDGTFNYSPDVYCTKYDEATGLCPEGDECPFLHRTTGDTERRYHLRYYKTGICIHETDSKGNCTKNGLHCAFAHGPHDLRSPVYDIRELQAMEALQNGQTTVEGSIEGQSAGAASHAMIEKILSEEPRWQETTYVLGNYKTEPCKKPPRLCRQGYACPYYHNSKDRRRSPRKHKYRSSPCPNVKHGDEWGDPGKCENGDACQYCHTRTEQQFHPEIYKSTKCNDMQQSGSCPRGPFCAFAHVEQPPLSDDLQPPSAVSSPTQPGPVLYMPSAAGDSVPVSPSSPHAPDLSTLLCRNSSLGSPSNLCGSPPGSIRKPPNLEGIVFPGETGLASSSYKKAPGFEREDQVGAEYLKNFKCQAKLKPHSIEPRSQEQPLLQPKQDVLGILPVGSPLTSSISSSITSSLAATPPSPAGTSSIPGMNANALPFYPTSDTVESVIESALDDLDLNEFGVAALEKTFDSSTVPHPGSITIGGSLLQSSAPVNIPGSLGNSASFHSASPSPPVSLSSHFLQQPQGHLSQSENTFLGTSASHGSLGLNGMSSSIWEHFASGSFSPGTSPAFLSGPGAAELARLRQELDEANGTIKQWEESWKQAKQACDAWKKEAEEASERASAAGAECELAREQRDALEVQVKKLQEELERLPSGPSLQALPAFSDLEALSLPTLYSLQKQLRAHLEQVDKAVFHMQSVKCLKCQEQNRAVLPCQHAVLCELCAEGSECPICQPGRTHALQS; this is encoded by the exons GTACCTGAAGGAATTCCGCACAGAGCAGTGCCCGCTGTTTGTGCAGCATAAATGTACTCAGCATCGGCCCTACACCTGCTTCCACTGGCACTTTGTGAACCAGCGGCGCCGCCGGTCCATCCGCCGTCGGGACGGCACCTTTAACTACAGCCCTGACGTCTACTGCACCAAGTACGACGAGGCTACAGGCCTCTGCCCGGAGGGCGACGA GTGCCCGTTCCTGCACAGGACCACAGGAGACACTGAGCGCAGATACCACCTGCGCTACTACAAGACTGGAATCTGCATCCATGAGACAGACTCAAAAGGCAACTGCACCAAAAACGGCCTGCACTGCGCTTTTGCCCACGGGCCCCATGACCTCCGCTCCCCTGTCTACGACATCAG gGAGCTCCAGGCCATGGAGGCCTTGCAGAACGGCCAGACCACAGTGGAGGGCAGCATAGAGGGCCAGTCGGCTGGGGCCGCAAGCCACGCCATGATAGAAAAAATCCTTAGTGAGGAGCCACGGTGGCAAG AGACCACTTATGTGCTGGGGAACTATAAGACGGAGCCTTGCAAGAAGCCCCCGCGGCTGTGCCGCCAGGGTTATGCCTGTCCCTACTACCACAACAGCAAAGACCGGCGGCGGAGCCCCCGGAAGCACAAATACAG GTCGTCTCCATGTCCAAATGTAAAACATGGTGATGAGTGGGGTGACCCCGGCAAGTGTGAGAATGGAGATGCCTGCCAGTATTGCCACACTCGCACAGAGCAGCAGTTCCACCCAGAG ATCTACAAATCCACCAAGTGCAATGACATGCAGCAGTCGGGCAGCTGTCCCCGAGGACCCTTCTGCGCCTTTGCCCATGTAGAAC AGCCACCCCTAAGTGACGACCTGCAGCCTCCCTCAGCCGTGTCCAGCCCTACCCAGCCGGGTCCTGTCCTGTACATGCCGTCTGCTGCCGGAGATTCGGTGCCTGTGAGCCCCTCCAGCCCTCATGCCCCGGACCTCAGCACT CTTCTCTGTAGAAACAGCAGCCTGGGCAGCCCTTCTAACCTCTGTGGCTCCCCACCAGGCTCCATCAGAAAGCCCCCAAATCTGGAGGGTATTGTCTTCCCTGGAGAGACTGGCCTTGCCTCTAGCAGCTATAAGAAGGCTCCTGGCTTTGAGAGGGAAGACCAGGTGGGAGCCGAGTACCTGAAAAACTTCAAATGCCAG gccAAATTAAAACCCCACTCAATAGAGCCCAGGAGTCAAGAGCAGCCTCTGCTACAACCTAAACAG GACGTGTTGGgcatcctcccagtgggcagtcCCCTGACCTCAAGCATCTCTTCTAGTATCACTTCCAGCCTGGCAGCTACTCCCCCAAGCCCTGCGGGCACCAGCAGCATCCCTGGCATGAATGCAAATGCTCTGCCCTTCTACCCCACCAGCGATACAGTAGAGTCGGTCATAG AGTCTGCCCTGGACGACCTGGACCTGAATGAGTTTGGGGTGGCCGCCCTGGAGAAGACTTTCGATAGCAGCACAGTTCCCCATCCAGGCAGCATCACTATCG GTGGCAGTTTGCTGCAGAGCTCTGCACCTGTGAACATCCCTGGCTCCCTGGGAAATTCTGCCTCCTTCCACTCAGCATCCCCATCTCCTCCTGTCAGCCTCTCCTCACATTTCCTGCAGCAGCCTCAGGGCCACCTGAGCCAGTCAGAAAACACATTTTTGGGGACCTCAGCATCACATGGATCTTTGG GTCTGAATGGGATGAGCAGCAGCATCTGGGAGCACTTTGCCTCTGGAAGCTTCTCCCCGGGCACATCCCCTGCTTTCCTGTCAGGGCCAGGGGCCGCCGAGCTGGCCCGGCTTCGGCAAGAGCTAGACGAAGCCAACGGCACCATCAAGCAGTGGGAGGAATCCTGGAAGCAGGCCAAGCAG GCTTGTGATGCCTGGAAGAAGGAGGCGGAGGAGGCCAGCGAGCGGGCCAGCGCAGCAGGCGCTGAGTGTGAGCTGGCCCGGGAGCAGCGGGATGCGCTGGAGGTGCAAGTGAAGAAACTACAGGAGGAGCTAGAGCGGCTGCCCTCAGGGCCCAGCCTGCAGGCCCTGCCCGCCTTTTCAGACCTGGAGGCCCTGTCACTCCCCACTCTCTACTCCCTCCAGAAGCAGCTGCGGGCCCACCTGGAGCAAGTGGACAAG GCCGTGTTCCACATGCAGTCGGTGAAATGCCTTAAGTGTCAGGAGCAGAACCGAGCGGTGCTGCCGTGCCAACATGCCGTGCTATGCGAGCTCTGTGCCGAGGGCAGCGAGTGCCCCATCTGTCAGCCGGGCCGGACCCACGCCCTCCAGTCGTGA